One window of the Shewanella khirikhana genome contains the following:
- the uvrD gene encoding DNA helicase II yields MDVSFLLDGLNDKQREAVAAPQSSMLVLAGAGSGKTRVLTHRIAWLLQVENQSPYSILAVTFTNKAAAEMRERVEKIVGHNTGRMWIGTFHGLAHRLLRTHWQDAGLPQSFQIMDSDDQQRLLKRILKSLNLDEKQYPPRLVAGYINGKKDQGLRPAHIDAGPFPMEQKLLELYRIYQDSCDRAGLVDFAEILLRAHELWLNKPHLLAHYQDRFRHILVDEFQDTNAIQYAWIRVLAGNSGHVMIVGDDDQSIYGWRGAQVENLHRFLKDFPSAQTIRLEQNYRSTGNILKASNELIANNPDRMGKELWTEDKDGEPISLYCAFNEMDEARFIVGRISDWQDKGGMLGECAILYRSNAQSRVLEEALLHKGLPYRIYGGLRFFERQEIKDAMGYLRLISNRDDDAAFERVVNTPARGIGERTMDILRSTARKEQLTLWQTSLRLMEEKVLSGRAANAVKGFLDLIVQLRNDTDELPLYRVADHVIQHSGLKAMYEAEKGENAQARVENLEELVTAARSFEMPEELDDMPELDAFLSHAALEAGEGQADAHTDAVQLMTLHSAKGLEFPLVFMAGVEEGIFPSKLALEEGDRLEEERRLCYVGMTRAMDKLYITYAESRRIYGREDYARPSRFIREIPPQYVEEIRLKAQVSAPMAANRFAHAQQSFNDSGLRVSGRVRHFKFGDGTVTNYEGSGPQARVQVHFDDFGSKWLVVSYAKLENI; encoded by the coding sequence ATGGACGTTTCTTTTTTACTGGATGGCCTGAACGATAAACAGCGTGAAGCGGTGGCCGCGCCCCAATCCAGCATGCTGGTGTTGGCCGGTGCAGGCAGTGGCAAGACCCGGGTATTGACCCACAGGATTGCCTGGCTGTTGCAGGTTGAAAACCAGAGTCCTTATTCCATTCTCGCTGTGACCTTTACCAACAAGGCCGCCGCCGAAATGCGTGAGCGGGTGGAAAAAATTGTCGGTCACAACACTGGCCGTATGTGGATTGGTACTTTCCACGGCCTGGCTCACCGCCTGCTGCGTACCCACTGGCAGGACGCCGGATTGCCACAAAGTTTCCAGATCATGGATTCCGACGATCAGCAGCGGCTGCTTAAGCGCATCCTCAAGAGCCTGAATCTGGATGAAAAACAGTATCCGCCCAGGCTGGTGGCGGGCTACATCAACGGCAAAAAAGATCAGGGCTTAAGACCCGCTCATATCGACGCCGGTCCCTTCCCGATGGAGCAAAAGCTGCTGGAGCTGTATCGCATCTATCAGGACAGCTGTGACAGAGCCGGTTTGGTGGATTTTGCCGAAATCCTGCTGCGCGCCCACGAACTCTGGCTCAATAAGCCCCATCTGCTGGCCCATTATCAGGACCGCTTCCGCCATATTCTGGTGGACGAGTTTCAGGATACCAACGCCATTCAATACGCCTGGATCCGGGTGCTGGCGGGCAACAGCGGCCATGTGATGATTGTAGGGGACGACGATCAGTCGATTTACGGCTGGCGTGGCGCCCAGGTGGAAAACCTGCATCGCTTCTTAAAAGATTTCCCCAGCGCCCAGACTATACGTCTTGAGCAAAACTACCGCTCCACCGGCAATATCCTCAAAGCCTCCAACGAGTTGATTGCCAATAACCCCGATCGTATGGGCAAGGAGCTGTGGACCGAAGACAAAGACGGCGAGCCGATTTCCCTTTACTGCGCCTTCAACGAAATGGATGAGGCGCGCTTTATTGTTGGCCGCATCAGTGACTGGCAGGACAAGGGCGGCATGCTGGGCGAGTGCGCCATTCTCTACCGCTCCAATGCCCAGTCACGGGTATTGGAAGAAGCCTTGTTGCACAAAGGCTTACCTTATCGTATCTATGGCGGCCTGCGCTTCTTCGAGCGTCAGGAAATCAAAGACGCCATGGGCTATCTGCGGCTTATCTCCAACCGCGATGACGATGCTGCGTTTGAGCGTGTGGTCAACACCCCCGCCCGTGGCATAGGCGAGCGCACCATGGATATCTTGCGCTCAACCGCCCGTAAAGAGCAGCTGACCCTGTGGCAGACCAGTCTGCGACTGATGGAAGAAAAGGTGTTGTCTGGCCGCGCCGCCAATGCGGTGAAGGGCTTTTTGGATTTGATAGTGCAGCTGCGAAACGACACCGACGAGCTGCCGCTCTACCGGGTGGCTGACCATGTTATTCAGCACTCGGGCCTTAAGGCTATGTACGAGGCTGAAAAGGGTGAAAATGCCCAGGCGCGGGTAGAAAACCTTGAAGAATTGGTCACTGCCGCCCGCAGTTTTGAGATGCCCGAAGAGCTGGATGACATGCCAGAGCTGGACGCCTTCCTGTCCCATGCGGCGCTGGAAGCCGGTGAAGGTCAGGCCGATGCCCATACGGATGCGGTGCAACTGATGACGCTGCACTCCGCCAAGGGCCTGGAGTTCCCGCTGGTGTTTATGGCCGGGGTGGAAGAAGGGATTTTCCCAAGCAAACTGGCGCTGGAAGAAGGCGACAGGCTCGAAGAAGAGCGGCGCCTGTGTTACGTGGGTATGACCCGCGCCATGGATAAGCTCTACATCACCTACGCCGAGTCGCGTCGTATTTATGGCCGCGAAGATTACGCCCGTCCCTCGCGCTTTATCCGCGAAATTCCACCGCAGTATGTGGAGGAAATTCGCCTCAAGGCTCAGGTGTCGGCGCCGATGGCGGCCAACCGTTTTGCCCATGCTCAGCAGTCGTTCAACGATTCGGGCCTCAGAGTGAGCGGCCGGGTCAGACACTTCAAGTTTGGCGACGGCACTGTCACCAACTACGAAGGCAGCGGCCCCCAAGCGCGGGTACAGGTGCATTTCGATGACTTCGGCAGCAAGTGGCTGGTGGTCAGTTACGCCAAGCTGGAAAATATCTGA
- the ubiA gene encoding 4-hydroxybenzoate octaprenyltransferase produces MSKLAQKWDAYSRLMRLDRPIGTLLLLWPCLMALLLAAGGMPDIKVLLVFVIGVVVMRACGCIINDYADRDLDGHVARTKSRPLASGEVSVREAIILFVALGLFAFGLVLMLNPLVVKLSVVGIILTVIYPFTKRWTNMPQMFLGVVWSWSIPMAYAAQTGEVPASAWWLFAANWFWTVAYDTMYAMVDRDDDLKVGIKSTAILFGRFDREIIGLFQLAALGCFIAAGWSADRGLLYALGIATFIGFSVYQQRLIHGRDRADCFKAFLNNNYAGLTLFLALGADYGISAL; encoded by the coding sequence ATGAGCAAACTTGCGCAAAAATGGGATGCTTACTCCCGCCTGATGCGGCTCGACCGCCCGATCGGCACTCTGCTGCTGCTTTGGCCCTGCCTGATGGCACTGCTGCTGGCGGCCGGTGGCATGCCCGACATCAAGGTGCTGCTGGTGTTTGTGATTGGAGTGGTGGTGATGCGCGCCTGCGGCTGCATTATCAATGACTATGCCGACAGGGATCTCGATGGCCATGTGGCCCGCACCAAGAGCCGTCCGCTGGCCAGCGGTGAAGTCTCGGTGCGTGAGGCGATTATTCTGTTTGTGGCGCTGGGGCTGTTTGCCTTTGGGCTGGTGTTGATGCTCAATCCGCTGGTGGTGAAGCTGTCGGTGGTGGGCATTATCCTCACCGTGATTTACCCCTTCACCAAGCGCTGGACCAATATGCCGCAGATGTTCCTGGGGGTGGTGTGGAGCTGGTCGATTCCCATGGCCTATGCCGCCCAGACCGGTGAAGTGCCTGCGTCTGCCTGGTGGCTTTTTGCCGCGAACTGGTTTTGGACAGTGGCCTACGATACCATGTATGCCATGGTTGATCGGGATGATGACCTTAAGGTTGGTATCAAGTCGACGGCGATTTTGTTCGGCCGTTTTGACAGAGAAATCATTGGTTTATTTCAGCTTGCTGCCCTTGGCTGTTTTATCGCGGCGGGCTGGAGCGCCGATCGTGGCCTGCTCTATGCCCTGGGCATTGCCACCTTTATCGGCTTTTCGGTGTACCAACAGCGGCTTATCCACGGCCGCGACCGCGCCGATTGCTTCAAGGCGTTTTTGAACAACAACTACGCCGGACTTACTCTCTTTTTGGCGCTGGGTGCAGATTACGGAATATCTGCGCTGTAG
- a CDS encoding nucleoside triphosphate pyrophosphohydrolase family protein — protein sequence MKLTMLTPALYEKLYRDIHEFRTTFDLPVEDGASLDDKADTLHSSLIIEELTELAEADSKVEQADAIVDSVYVLMGRAVHLGAKSADAHLEISYFIDVLLHVAANRGINFEVCWDEVHSSNMSKVCRTEAELNDTIAHYAKQGVEIVGSRQGDFLIAKCAKDVELEGKTVRQGKVLKSVYYRPANLAALV from the coding sequence ATGAAACTGACCATGCTGACACCGGCACTCTATGAAAAACTGTACCGGGACATTCACGAATTCCGCACCACCTTCGATTTACCGGTGGAAGACGGCGCCAGCCTGGATGACAAGGCCGACACCCTGCACTCTTCGCTGATTATCGAAGAGCTGACCGAGCTTGCCGAAGCCGACAGCAAAGTCGAGCAGGCCGATGCCATTGTGGACAGCGTCTATGTACTTATGGGCCGCGCGGTGCATTTGGGTGCCAAAAGCGCCGATGCCCATCTGGAAATCAGCTACTTTATTGATGTGCTGCTGCACGTGGCGGCAAACCGTGGCATCAACTTTGAAGTCTGCTGGGATGAAGTGCACTCGAGCAATATGAGCAAGGTGTGCCGCACCGAGGCTGAGCTTAACGACACCATCGCCCACTATGCCAAGCAGGGTGTGGAGATTGTTGGCAGCCGCCAGGGCGATTTCTTAATTGCCAAATGCGCCAAAGATGTTGAGCTGGAAGGCAAAACCGTACGTCAGGGTAAGGTGCTCAAATCCGTTTATTACCGCCCGGCCAACCTGGCCGCGCTGGTGTAA
- a CDS encoding winged helix-turn-helix domain-containing protein — MIYTLQPLTLDVQGRSLTCHGQKLHCDERTLLLMQLLIERFPEPVDQQMLLDTLWPNTVVSSWSVARLISDTRKLFKDAGVTESVIQTLHGRGYRLEPDLAARLQTAPQQETAATTQTHPATKRRAHPLLWAALAATVLLAGVWQYLSQNPQTLLIGEPADVKGRLLWVDDHPSNNQAEITSLKKRNIAVYTTTSTDEALMLLSMYRYDVIISDMGRGEDSLAGLKLVQSLRQSGDATPFFLYTILPSDAQRQLVLEHGAQGVAVDEEALFALLDGVSWGVKSTDKTPPAASLAQQQ, encoded by the coding sequence ATGATTTATACACTGCAGCCACTGACACTGGACGTCCAAGGACGCAGCCTGACCTGCCATGGTCAGAAGCTTCATTGTGACGAACGTACCCTGCTGTTGATGCAACTGCTGATCGAGCGCTTTCCGGAGCCGGTGGATCAGCAAATGTTGCTCGACACCCTTTGGCCCAACACAGTGGTCAGCAGCTGGTCGGTTGCCCGGCTGATCTCCGACACCCGCAAATTGTTCAAAGATGCCGGGGTGACCGAAAGCGTTATTCAAACTCTGCACGGCCGTGGCTATCGGCTCGAGCCCGACCTGGCCGCCCGGCTGCAAACAGCCCCGCAGCAAGAGACCGCCGCAACAACACAGACGCATCCAGCCACTAAACGCCGCGCCCATCCGCTGCTATGGGCAGCCCTTGCAGCCACAGTGCTGCTGGCAGGGGTGTGGCAGTATCTTAGCCAAAATCCGCAAACCCTGCTTATCGGCGAGCCCGCGGACGTGAAAGGCAGGCTGCTGTGGGTGGATGACCACCCCAGCAATAATCAGGCTGAAATCACCAGCCTGAAAAAACGCAATATCGCGGTATACACCACCACCAGCACCGACGAGGCGCTGATGCTGCTGTCGATGTATCGCTACGATGTGATTATCTCAGACATGGGCCGCGGCGAAGATTCGCTGGCCGGACTCAAGCTGGTACAGAGCCTGCGCCAAAGCGGCGACGCAACGCCATTTTTCCTCTATACCATTTTGCCCTCTGATGCCCAGCGGCAGCTGGTACTGGAACACGGTGCCCAGGGGGTGGCCGTGGACGAAGAGGCGCTGTTTGCGCTGCTGGATGGCGTAAGCTGGGGAGTTAAATCCACCGATAAAACCCCGCCAGCCGCTTCGTTGGCGCAGCAACAGTAA
- the torT gene encoding TMAO reductase system periplasmic protein TorT, with protein MRTLALLLTLLSLPCAAQWFPLEMMVDGSPAQFQPPRTASKPWRLCALLPHGKDHYWWGVAWGLSEEAKRLGVEIGIYDAGGYDKLAVQKQQLRDCHKLKADAYIIAAISADGLNAEAALLNADGIPVIDLVNGMSTDKVSSRSLVHFSDMTRAAVEFMLAQDTQGERDLGWFPGPEGAAWVTDAENGLEAALEGQQFTLYHGGYGVTETFVQADLVRKMVGSRHPNYIIANAVAATVASKYFTDGKRGKTKVISFYSNPQTIELIRDGALQATVTDSPVLQARVSVDLAVKWLEDGYAPALVSPIIEVLTPENVKDADLERTLPPDNQWMIHQPLSPVGAATAQIFRNLHPAPKRE; from the coding sequence ATGCGAACCCTTGCCCTGCTGCTGACCCTGCTATCCCTGCCCTGTGCGGCGCAGTGGTTCCCACTGGAAATGATGGTCGATGGCAGCCCTGCCCAGTTCCAGCCTCCCAGGACGGCCAGTAAGCCCTGGCGTCTGTGTGCCCTCCTGCCCCATGGCAAAGATCATTACTGGTGGGGCGTTGCCTGGGGCTTGTCGGAGGAAGCGAAACGCCTCGGCGTGGAAATCGGCATTTACGATGCCGGTGGCTACGACAAGCTGGCGGTACAAAAACAGCAGCTGCGCGACTGCCATAAACTCAAGGCCGATGCTTATATCATCGCCGCCATTTCCGCCGATGGCCTCAACGCCGAAGCGGCGCTGCTGAATGCCGATGGCATTCCGGTAATCGATCTGGTCAATGGCATGAGCACAGATAAGGTCAGCAGTCGCTCGCTGGTGCATTTTTCGGATATGACCAGGGCCGCTGTGGAATTTATGCTGGCACAGGACACTCAGGGTGAGCGGGATCTGGGCTGGTTCCCCGGGCCGGAAGGCGCCGCCTGGGTCACAGACGCTGAAAACGGCCTGGAAGCCGCGCTGGAAGGTCAGCAATTTACCCTGTACCACGGCGGCTACGGGGTTACCGAAACCTTTGTACAGGCCGATTTGGTTCGCAAAATGGTGGGCAGCCGTCACCCCAACTACATCATCGCCAACGCGGTGGCCGCCACAGTGGCCAGCAAGTACTTTACCGATGGCAAGCGCGGTAAAACCAAGGTGATTTCCTTTTATTCAAACCCGCAAACCATTGAGCTTATTCGCGATGGCGCCCTGCAGGCGACAGTCACCGACTCGCCGGTGCTGCAGGCCAGGGTGTCGGTGGATTTGGCCGTGAAATGGCTGGAAGACGGCTACGCACCGGCATTGGTCAGCCCCATTATCGAGGTGCTGACGCCGGAGAATGTGAAAGATGCAGATCTGGAGCGAACGCTACCGCCGGACAATCAGTGGATGATCCACCAGCCACTGAGCCCGGTAGGCGCGGCTACAGCGCAGATATTCCGTAATCTGCACCCAGCGCCAAAAAGAGAGTAA
- a CDS encoding helix-hairpin-helix domain-containing protein, whose product MHPAKVDRNKLNKLTDLPNVGPATAKDLVLLGIHHHDELKGQDPLMLYLRLCDLTGQRHDPCVLDVFMSLVAFSEGDDPRPWWDYTEARKARYPEI is encoded by the coding sequence ATGCATCCCGCCAAGGTCGACCGTAACAAGCTGAATAAGCTCACCGACTTGCCCAATGTGGGGCCAGCCACTGCCAAAGATTTGGTATTACTGGGAATTCATCACCATGATGAGCTGAAGGGGCAAGATCCGCTGATGTTGTATTTGCGGCTGTGCGACCTCACAGGGCAGCGGCACGATCCTTGTGTACTTGATGTGTTTATGTCGTTGGTGGCTTTCAGTGAGGGGGATGACCCCAGGCCATGGTGGGATTACACCGAGGCGCGCAAAGCGCGATATCCAGAGATTTAG
- a CDS encoding excinuclease ABC subunit A, which translates to MKKVIVLALLAAGVVGSAQARDSIGQYPIEPLLASSKAKEALLDVPLYFGSQTHPEVKTSYGEVVSNKKTNAFGKSDQEACEWVMLSALKALQERAQREGMDAVVNIQSWYKKRDFVSDTEYECGAGNIMAGVALKGTLVKF; encoded by the coding sequence ATGAAGAAAGTGATTGTGCTGGCACTGCTTGCCGCTGGCGTTGTGGGCTCTGCCCAGGCTCGGGACTCTATTGGTCAATACCCCATTGAACCCCTGCTGGCGAGCAGCAAAGCCAAAGAGGCGCTATTGGATGTGCCTTTGTATTTTGGCAGCCAAACTCACCCGGAAGTGAAGACCAGCTATGGCGAAGTGGTCAGCAACAAAAAGACCAATGCCTTTGGCAAATCGGATCAGGAAGCCTGTGAATGGGTAATGCTGAGTGCGCTTAAAGCCCTGCAGGAACGTGCCCAACGTGAAGGCATGGATGCGGTGGTGAATATCCAGTCCTGGTATAAGAAACGCGATTTTGTCAGCGACACCGAGTATGAGTGCGGTGCCGGTAACATTATGGCCGGCGTGGCGCTGAAAGGCACTCTGGTAAAGTTCTGA